In Methanonatronarchaeum thermophilum, a genomic segment contains:
- a CDS encoding ABC transporter permease, which translates to MGGIHIDFNEFKWSLRAAYAVFIRDLLVFRKDLRGNLMRILGQPLFFLIVFGLLLPQLDVFMVDYIEILVPGIIAMTAMLGAMRSVGGEIGISFDHDQEIRAHILLPLTMASLALEKIIYGMFQGVFSGLAVLVLAVFLFPETFTLTVTSLVVLLIIFMATGIIFGAMGLGIGSYFKPPEIMFEVMFLITMPMMFLGATFYPVDMIKEISIVLYYFTFAIPLTYVSESIRVFIAPETAGLSLLACIIGLVVSILVFIPIGIWGFKERAIK; encoded by the coding sequence ATTGGAGGAATACATATAGATTTTAATGAGTTTAAATGGAGTTTAAGAGCTGCGTACGCGGTTTTTATAAGGGATCTGTTGGTGTTTAGGAAAGACCTTCGTGGAAATTTAATGAGAATTCTTGGCCAGCCATTGTTTTTCCTCATAGTATTTGGTTTACTGTTACCACAACTAGATGTATTCATGGTGGACTACATAGAGATATTGGTTCCAGGTATAATTGCTATGACCGCGATGTTGGGTGCTATGCGTAGTGTAGGTGGTGAGATAGGTATCAGTTTCGATCACGACCAAGAGATCCGGGCACACATCTTACTTCCATTAACAATGGCAAGTTTGGCTCTTGAAAAAATCATATACGGAATGTTTCAAGGAGTTTTTTCAGGGCTCGCAGTTTTAGTATTAGCTGTATTTCTATTCCCTGAAACATTTACTCTGACAGTTACATCACTGGTAGTGCTGTTGATTATATTTATGGCGACAGGAATAATCTTTGGAGCAATGGGTCTTGGTATAGGAAGTTATTTCAAACCACCTGAAATCATGTTCGAAGTAATGTTTCTGATAACGATGCCTATGATGTTTCTAGGTGCGACATTCTATCCGGTGGACATGATAAAGGAGATAAGCATAGTGTTATACTACTTCACATTCGCAATCCCACTCACATATGTAAGCGAGTCTATAAGGGTGTTTATAGCGCCAGAAACAGCAGGACTATCCCTACTTGCATGCATAATCGGTTTAGTTGTAAGTATATTGGTATTTATACCGATAGGAATTTGGGGATTTAAAGAAAGAGCTATAAAATAA
- a CDS encoding ABC transporter ATP-binding protein, with the protein MIEVQNLHKRYDNIHAVDNISFNVKDGEIFGLLGPNGAGKTTTIGMLTTEIRPTDGDVNINGLNVVKNPLGVKMKIGVVPQHRSLDKKLSGRENISIMARAYGVKNRKKQIDDVLRMVGLHDRGDDNIKEYSGGMLQRLLIARALIHEPDIIFLDEPTMGLDPHARRSIWQKIIELNERGKTMVLTTHYMEEADALCDRVAIMNEGKIVGLDSPENLKKKGPAENVIKIGLDDVHPELIEKLNKITGVKKIQTVEGARTMELHIYAEKGEELSPILIDEIKTTGLTIHSLDIRKPTLEDVFISLTGEKLG; encoded by the coding sequence TTGATTGAAGTTCAAAACCTACACAAACGGTATGACAACATACATGCTGTAGACAACATCTCCTTCAATGTAAAAGATGGAGAAATATTCGGTTTATTAGGACCCAACGGTGCTGGTAAAACAACAACGATAGGCATGCTTACAACAGAGATACGGCCTACCGATGGCGATGTCAACATAAATGGATTAAATGTTGTTAAAAACCCTCTGGGAGTGAAAATGAAGATAGGTGTTGTCCCACAACACAGAAGCCTTGACAAAAAACTCTCAGGAAGAGAAAACATCTCCATAATGGCTCGAGCATACGGAGTGAAAAACAGAAAAAAACAGATTGACGACGTATTAAGAATGGTCGGACTACATGACCGTGGAGACGACAACATAAAAGAATATTCAGGCGGTATGCTACAGCGACTACTCATAGCCCGCGCTCTAATACACGAGCCAGACATAATCTTTCTAGACGAACCAACAATGGGTTTAGACCCCCATGCTAGACGCTCAATATGGCAGAAAATCATAGAGCTAAACGAAAGAGGAAAAACCATGGTATTGACCACCCACTACATGGAGGAAGCCGACGCCCTATGCGACCGCGTAGCAATCATGAACGAAGGTAAAATAGTTGGTTTAGATAGTCCAGAAAACCTAAAGAAAAAAGGGCCAGCAGAAAACGTAATCAAAATAGGTTTAGACGACGTACATCCAGAACTAATCGAAAAACTAAATAAAATAACAGGTGTCAAAAAAATACAGACAGTCGAGGGAGCCCGAACAATGGAACTGCATATATATGCAGAAAAAGGCGAAGAACTCAGTCCAATCTTAATTGATGAAATAAAAACAACCGGCCTCACAATACACTCCCTAGATATCAGAAAACCAACACTAGAAGACGTATTCATCAGCCTAACAGGTGAAAAACTAGGGTAA
- a CDS encoding HAD family hydrolase, which translates to MAVLFDLDGTLCGVEKSRKEILSRCIEKCGLPEISREEYLDAHDYVSQNFKIETRFPIFKAVFRNKGFDDMTKVMELSSLYRSMVLKNLYLFQDAIKVLENIKDDKILVTNGPDLIQREKTRFLNLNRHFNCIVTSGEVGFAKPNPHILKYAKKKSNSTPTIYIGNSIEHDIVCANRYGIKSILKTNNEKTYSRDIEPDYSIKQLIELKKIPEIPFKN; encoded by the coding sequence ATGGCTGTTTTATTCGACCTTGATGGAACTCTCTGCGGGGTTGAAAAGTCTCGTAAAGAGATATTAAGTCGGTGTATAGAGAAATGTGGTTTGCCAGAGATAAGTAGAGAGGAATATCTGGATGCACATGATTATGTATCTCAGAACTTTAAAATCGAAACAAGGTTTCCCATCTTTAAAGCTGTTTTTAGGAATAAGGGTTTCGACGACATGACTAAAGTGATGGAACTATCTTCTCTGTATCGATCCATGGTTTTAAAAAACCTATATCTATTTCAAGACGCTATAAAGGTTTTAGAAAATATTAAAGACGACAAAATACTTGTAACAAACGGACCAGACCTCATTCAGAGAGAAAAAACTCGTTTTCTAAACTTAAACAGACATTTTAATTGCATAGTTACATCCGGCGAGGTTGGATTTGCCAAACCAAACCCCCACATCTTGAAGTACGCGAAAAAGAAATCCAACTCCACCCCAACCATCTACATAGGGAACTCAATAGAACATGATATCGTTTGTGCAAACAGGTATGGAATCAAATCGATACTAAAAACAAACAACGAGAAAACATACTCCAGAGATATAGAGCCAGACTACTCTATAAAACAGCTCATCGAGCTAAAAAAAATACCTGAAATCCCCTTTAAAAATTAA
- a CDS encoding polyprenyl synthetase family protein has translation MDTEGVWERIKELKPVVDEEIKKVIPKNHDIDHLYEEVHYHLGTGGKRWRPGLCIMTCEALGGSKKEALPFAAAIEIIHNFSLIHDDIQDRDEYRRDHPTVWKRIGIARAINVGDGMFAKAFVSAARGEEVGLTDKTNFKLMKLLSHVVTELTEGQAMDINSREKTEITEEEYMQMISKKTGALISGSVYGGALIAGAPEKVRQEVKKYGENIGYAFQIADDLLDFQEGKGRGGQVGNDIREGKRSLMAIHYIHNSDNPEKFIEILEKPREKTTNQDVETAIKLLEQEGSLEYASQKVDQLIEQGIKHLKPLPETKNKEYLIGMAEFISERDF, from the coding sequence ATGGATACTGAAGGAGTTTGGGAAAGAATTAAAGAGCTGAAGCCGGTTGTGGATGAAGAGATTAAGAAAGTTATTCCGAAGAACCATGATATCGATCATCTCTATGAGGAAGTGCACTATCACCTAGGTACCGGTGGTAAACGTTGGAGGCCGGGTCTGTGTATAATGACTTGTGAGGCGCTTGGTGGTAGTAAAAAGGAGGCATTGCCTTTTGCCGCTGCAATCGAGATAATCCATAACTTTTCTTTGATACACGATGACATCCAGGACAGGGATGAATATCGTCGAGACCACCCAACAGTTTGGAAGCGGATAGGTATCGCCCGCGCGATAAATGTGGGTGATGGGATGTTCGCAAAAGCATTCGTATCTGCAGCCCGTGGAGAAGAAGTCGGGCTTACAGATAAAACAAACTTCAAATTAATGAAACTCCTTTCACACGTGGTCACCGAACTAACAGAAGGACAGGCCATGGACATCAACTCTCGAGAAAAAACTGAGATAACCGAAGAAGAATACATGCAGATGATCTCTAAAAAAACAGGTGCCTTAATAAGCGGAAGTGTATATGGAGGCGCTTTAATAGCTGGAGCCCCAGAAAAAGTAAGGCAGGAAGTAAAGAAGTATGGTGAAAACATAGGGTATGCCTTCCAGATAGCAGACGACTTACTTGATTTCCAAGAAGGAAAAGGCCGTGGAGGCCAAGTAGGAAATGATATACGTGAAGGAAAAAGAAGCTTGATGGCAATCCATTACATCCATAACTCAGATAATCCAGAAAAATTCATCGAGATACTTGAAAAACCCCGTGAAAAAACAACAAACCAAGATGTTGAAACAGCAATCAAACTTCTTGAACAGGAAGGTTCGTTAGAATATGCCTCCCAGAAAGTCGATCAATTGATAGAACAAGGTATAAAACACCTAAAACCACTACCAGAAACAAAAAACAAAGAATACCTAATAGGAATGGCAGAGTTCATCTCAGAAAGAGATTTCTAA
- a CDS encoding Hsp20/alpha crystallin family protein — protein MTRDKDPFDELFEKILRDFFDRDGKQGEMGFVDIFEEMWPQFSEVDEELFREAVEKRRSDEGPFRFGFSVRMDQSGEPEIRSFGDRVKDEGRGPLVDVFDEGEQVTVTAEIPGVDEEDISVVVQDSRLLIEAESESDRYYREVELPRSVDRESMDMDYKNGVLSLRFKPK, from the coding sequence ATGACTAGAGATAAAGATCCTTTTGATGAGTTGTTTGAGAAAATTCTAAGGGATTTCTTCGATAGGGATGGAAAGCAGGGGGAGATGGGTTTTGTTGATATTTTTGAGGAGATGTGGCCCCAGTTTAGTGAGGTTGATGAAGAGTTGTTTAGAGAGGCTGTTGAAAAAAGACGTTCTGATGAAGGGCCTTTTAGGTTTGGGTTTTCTGTTCGGATGGATCAGTCTGGTGAGCCTGAGATAAGGAGTTTTGGAGACCGAGTTAAGGATGAGGGTCGTGGGCCTTTGGTCGATGTATTCGATGAGGGCGAGCAGGTTACTGTAACTGCTGAAATACCTGGTGTTGATGAGGAAGATATATCGGTTGTTGTTCAAGACAGTAGGCTTCTTATAGAGGCGGAGAGTGAATCAGATAGGTATTACAGAGAAGTTGAGTTACCTAGGTCTGTTGACAGGGAATCAATGGATATGGATTACAAGAACGGTGTTTTAAGCCTAAGATTCAAGCCTAAATAA
- a CDS encoding Hsp20/alpha crystallin family protein, whose translation MNKIDLVISRMERFIEDLRDDKDFEILGMIHRKLESSLLPFTDIYERDGVLLVVMDVPGFSREEIEVRVKNGSRLSVSGKREKELANYLMDGRALEFETELRLPCEVMDEGEAKLENGVLTVELEKVEDEGSSIEIQ comes from the coding sequence TTGAATAAAATTGATTTGGTTATATCTAGGATGGAGCGGTTTATTGAGGATTTGAGGGATGACAAGGATTTTGAGATATTGGGTATGATCCATAGGAAGTTGGAGTCTTCATTGCTTCCTTTCACAGATATATATGAACGGGATGGTGTTCTGTTGGTGGTTATGGATGTTCCTGGTTTTTCAAGGGAAGAAATTGAAGTTAGAGTTAAGAATGGTAGTAGGTTGTCTGTTAGTGGAAAACGTGAGAAAGAGCTTGCTAACTACTTGATGGATGGAAGGGCGCTTGAGTTTGAAACAGAACTACGTCTTCCTTGCGAGGTAATGGATGAGGGTGAAGCTAAACTTGAAAACGGTGTTTTAACTGTAGAGCTGGAGAAAGTGGAGGATGAAGGTAGCTCTATAGAGATACAGTGA
- a CDS encoding nucleoside recognition domain-containing protein codes for MGANILIKFGLLDKLAFLSRPFIRWGNLSKESGAAVTTLLGSGSAGYAMLAGFYEDGFVSEREVIITVISGTFFGYLSHIPTFYLPVVLPLLGLYAGGIYIVFQIGIAFLITVIGILLGWRYLDGAVTHAQKEEVNEKVVDRWSAIRDGVSKSIPTLKKILLRVVLVYTIANLLISLNLFDEIIHYIEPVTQIFGLPPEVSTIVVVRIADVTSSITLAGELLADGSVTPIYAVGGLLVGSLFSMAVFLAKSSLPNYIAYFGPKLGTKVAIYNFMTNIMVTAIAIYVLFSFI; via the coding sequence GTGGGTGCGAACATCTTAATTAAGTTTGGTTTGCTGGATAAACTGGCTTTTCTTTCTAGGCCGTTTATTAGGTGGGGGAATCTCTCGAAGGAGTCTGGGGCTGCAGTAACCACCTTGCTTGGTAGTGGGTCTGCTGGTTATGCGATGTTGGCTGGTTTTTATGAGGATGGGTTTGTCAGTGAAAGGGAGGTGATTATAACAGTTATTTCAGGGACTTTTTTTGGATATTTAAGCCATATACCTACTTTTTATTTGCCTGTAGTTCTCCCTTTATTAGGTCTGTATGCTGGAGGGATATATATAGTGTTTCAGATTGGTATTGCGTTCCTAATTACTGTGATAGGTATTTTATTAGGGTGGAGGTATCTTGATGGGGCTGTAACCCATGCTCAAAAAGAAGAGGTTAATGAGAAGGTTGTGGATCGATGGAGTGCTATTCGGGATGGTGTTTCTAAGTCGATTCCAACGTTAAAGAAAATTTTGTTAAGAGTGGTTTTAGTTTACACAATTGCTAACCTACTTATCTCACTTAACTTATTTGACGAAATTATTCATTATATAGAGCCAGTTACACAGATATTTGGATTGCCTCCTGAGGTTTCAACAATCGTTGTTGTCAGGATAGCCGATGTAACCAGTTCAATAACATTAGCCGGTGAATTATTGGCCGATGGATCGGTAACACCGATCTATGCCGTTGGAGGACTGCTTGTAGGAAGTTTATTCTCAATGGCTGTATTTCTAGCGAAAAGTAGCTTACCCAACTATATAGCCTATTTCGGTCCAAAGCTCGGAACTAAAGTCGCTATATACAACTTCATGACGAACATCATGGTCACTGCTATAGCAATTTACGTGCTATTCAGCTTTATCTAA
- a CDS encoding DUF6951 family protein: protein MVEIELKAPICDHTHKIKANEDGEDIVVTVETTCSQIKTLIGEKMVLTKREAMGITNNSPLNEMRKDSESQCFVPPAIATACGIASGRISKRLAQNVGNTQMEIKNEE from the coding sequence ATGGTAGAAATCGAATTAAAAGCTCCAATATGTGACCACACACACAAAATAAAAGCCAACGAGGATGGCGAAGACATAGTTGTAACAGTCGAAACAACATGCAGCCAAATAAAAACCCTCATAGGAGAAAAAATGGTTCTCACAAAAAGAGAAGCAATGGGAATCACAAACAACTCACCCCTAAACGAAATGCGAAAAGACTCTGAATCCCAATGCTTCGTACCACCAGCAATAGCCACAGCATGCGGAATCGCAAGCGGACGAATATCAAAAAGACTAGCCCAAAACGTAGGCAACACCCAAATGGAAATAAAAAACGAAGAATAA
- a CDS encoding NAD(P)-dependent malic enzyme produces MDFKEKALKYNEGGKIEIKSKVDLKSQEDLSLAYTPGVAEPSREIDVDKDKVYDYTNKSNTVAVVSDGSAVLGLGDIGPEASMPVMEGKALLFKHFAGIDAYPLCLNQKNPEDIIKTVQAIEPTYGGINLEDIKAPKCFKIEEELKKTLDIPVFHDDQHGTAVIVLGAVYNALELTDRDIKDIKIVINGAGASGIAITKILLDAGAENIIQCDSQGIIYKNRQKNMNKYKKEIAEKTNPENKQGDLKKAMENADLFIGLSIPNVVTKKMVRNMAKNPIVFPMANPEPEIYPEKALEAGAKIVGTGRSDYPNQINNALGFPGIFRGALDIRAKEINEEMKIAAAKALAKLAKQPIPKKLKKLYPNEDLNGFNENYIIPKPLDPRVVPKVAEAVAQTGIKTNIARKKPKPGQIEQKTKKLTQKTNLI; encoded by the coding sequence ATGGATTTTAAGGAAAAAGCATTGAAGTATAATGAGGGCGGGAAAATTGAGATAAAGAGTAAAGTGGACTTGAAAAGTCAGGAAGACCTAAGTCTTGCTTATACGCCGGGTGTTGCTGAACCGTCAAGAGAAATCGATGTAGATAAAGACAAAGTATACGATTATACAAACAAATCGAACACAGTAGCTGTGGTGAGTGATGGTTCAGCGGTGCTTGGATTAGGAGATATAGGGCCTGAAGCATCAATGCCGGTTATGGAGGGAAAAGCACTTCTTTTTAAACATTTTGCTGGAATTGATGCCTACCCATTATGTCTAAATCAAAAAAACCCTGAAGATATAATTAAAACCGTTCAAGCAATAGAACCAACATATGGAGGAATCAACCTAGAGGATATAAAGGCGCCAAAATGCTTTAAAATCGAAGAAGAACTTAAGAAAACTCTGGACATACCTGTGTTCCACGATGACCAACACGGAACCGCAGTGATTGTGTTAGGCGCGGTATACAATGCTCTAGAACTAACTGATAGAGATATAAAAGATATAAAAATAGTTATAAACGGAGCAGGAGCCTCAGGAATAGCAATAACAAAAATACTACTCGACGCCGGAGCTGAAAACATAATACAATGCGATAGCCAAGGAATAATCTATAAAAACCGCCAAAAAAACATGAACAAATACAAAAAAGAAATCGCAGAAAAAACAAACCCCGAAAACAAACAAGGCGACCTAAAAAAAGCAATGGAAAACGCAGACCTCTTCATAGGCCTATCCATACCAAACGTAGTAACCAAAAAAATGGTTAGAAACATGGCCAAAAACCCAATAGTATTTCCAATGGCCAACCCAGAACCAGAGATATATCCAGAAAAAGCCTTAGAAGCCGGAGCCAAAATAGTCGGAACAGGACGAAGCGACTACCCAAACCAAATAAACAACGCCCTAGGATTCCCAGGAATATTCAGAGGAGCACTCGACATAAGAGCAAAAGAAATAAACGAAGAAATGAAAATCGCAGCAGCAAAAGCACTAGCAAAACTTGCCAAACAACCAATACCTAAAAAACTAAAAAAACTATACCCAAACGAAGACCTAAATGGATTCAACGAAAACTACATAATACCAAAACCACTCGACCCCAGAGTAGTACCAAAAGTCGCAGAAGCAGTAGCCCAAACAGGAATAAAAACAAACATCGCAAGAAAAAAACCAAAACCAGGCCAAATAGAACAAAAAACCAAAAAACTAACCCAGAAAACAAATTTAATATAA
- a CDS encoding phosphoglycerate kinase, whose protein sequence is MPDKEYLNIEDVNTIGKTILVRIDVNSPIDPSSKRILDDNRFRSHKQTFNKLRNSKIAVIAHQSRPGRKDFTTTEQHTKKLSEILQRPVEYVDDIFGTRARQKIQQMEKGDIIFLENVRFYSEEVLQRDPQTQGETILVNKLTPYFDYYIMDAFAAAHRSQPSIVGFPQKIPAISGCLMEKEIQTLEKIKKEFKNTYFVLGGVKIKDSIKVINHLLENKTAEKIYVTGVVANTFIKASGHKIGKPNTDFIKEIADTKQIEKAKKILKKHKNKIEIPKDVAIEENGQRKDIPITKIPQNKMIQDIGIETIADFTEQFKNCQAIVMNGPAGVFEKENFAIGTKELVRTASELNAYTLIGGGHICTAAEDTCPRKAFDHISTGGGALMQFFTNKKLPALQALKTSRKKFMTKQ, encoded by the coding sequence TTGCCAGACAAGGAATACCTAAACATAGAAGATGTAAACACAATAGGAAAAACAATACTAGTCAGAATAGACGTAAACTCACCAATAGACCCCTCATCAAAAAGAATCCTAGACGACAATAGATTCAGATCCCACAAACAAACATTCAACAAACTAAGAAACTCCAAAATAGCAGTCATAGCACACCAAAGCAGGCCAGGAAGAAAAGACTTCACAACAACCGAACAACACACAAAAAAACTAAGCGAAATACTACAACGCCCAGTAGAATACGTAGACGACATATTCGGAACCCGAGCACGACAAAAAATCCAGCAAATGGAAAAAGGCGACATAATATTTCTAGAAAACGTCAGATTCTACTCCGAAGAAGTCCTACAAAGAGACCCCCAAACACAAGGAGAAACAATACTAGTAAACAAACTAACCCCCTACTTCGACTACTACATAATGGACGCATTCGCCGCTGCACACAGATCACAACCATCAATAGTAGGATTCCCCCAAAAAATACCCGCAATATCCGGCTGCCTAATGGAAAAAGAAATCCAAACACTCGAAAAAATAAAAAAAGAATTCAAAAACACATACTTCGTTCTCGGCGGCGTAAAAATCAAAGACAGTATAAAAGTAATAAACCACCTACTAGAAAACAAAACAGCCGAAAAAATATACGTAACCGGAGTAGTAGCAAACACCTTCATAAAAGCCAGCGGACACAAAATAGGAAAACCAAACACAGACTTCATAAAAGAAATAGCAGACACAAAACAAATAGAAAAAGCCAAAAAAATACTCAAAAAACACAAAAACAAAATAGAAATCCCAAAAGACGTAGCAATCGAAGAAAACGGACAAAGAAAAGACATACCAATCACAAAAATACCACAAAACAAAATGATACAAGACATCGGAATAGAAACCATAGCAGACTTCACAGAACAATTCAAAAACTGCCAAGCAATAGTAATGAACGGACCCGCAGGAGTATTCGAAAAAGAAAACTTCGCAATAGGAACAAAAGAACTCGTAAGAACAGCATCAGAACTCAACGCATACACACTAATAGGAGGCGGCCACATATGCACCGCAGCCGAAGACACATGCCCCCGAAAAGCATTCGACCACATAAGCACAGGAGGCGGAGCCCTAATGCAATTCTTCACAAACAAAAAACTCCCAGCACTACAAGCCCTAAAAACATCCAGAAAAAAATTCATGACAAAACAATAA
- a CDS encoding right-handed parallel beta-helix repeat-containing protein has product MVFLLVLSAGAVAAIPAADNPTVDKDNQAPETPAMDKEAPGQSDKHPLDDPEHPGNVNQNATENVPDFVLDFLPFTLDLEAYVVNEDTGTEYDGIQEALENVSEGDELVVYGEHEENVIIQTDDVTLTAATTHSSTIDGTVTVEADGVTVEGLTITSDAPVVVEPRGENITIDNNIIETTKDLDGTAALAIGEWFGIEFFSGDLKITDNELTGAIGLYVSDEQNSDSEITINNNTVNDAGDEAIWIASLEDEETGEIVSDLDVDDNIVGDLGINTTKML; this is encoded by the coding sequence TTGGTTTTCCTGTTAGTTCTTTCTGCGGGAGCTGTCGCTGCAATTCCAGCTGCAGACAACCCAACGGTAGATAAAGACAACCAAGCACCAGAAACACCAGCAATGGATAAAGAAGCCCCAGGCCAATCCGACAAACATCCTCTTGATGACCCTGAACACCCAGGTAATGTAAACCAGAATGCAACTGAAAACGTACCTGATTTTGTATTGGATTTCTTGCCTTTCACACTGGATTTAGAGGCATATGTGGTTAACGAGGACACGGGTACAGAGTATGATGGAATCCAGGAAGCGTTAGAGAATGTAAGTGAAGGTGACGAGCTGGTTGTTTATGGTGAACACGAAGAGAATGTAATAATTCAAACCGATGATGTTACATTGACTGCAGCCACCACCCACAGCTCAACTATTGATGGAACGGTAACAGTTGAAGCAGACGGAGTTACAGTGGAAGGATTGACGATAACATCTGATGCTCCTGTAGTTGTTGAACCACGAGGGGAAAACATAACAATAGATAACAACATCATAGAAACTACCAAGGACCTTGATGGAACTGCTGCCTTAGCAATAGGGGAGTGGTTTGGTATCGAGTTTTTCTCTGGTGATTTAAAGATAACTGATAATGAGTTGACAGGCGCCATAGGCTTATATGTGAGTGATGAACAGAACTCTGATTCAGAGATAACAATTAATAACAACACTGTGAACGATGCAGGAGATGAAGCAATCTGGATTGCAAGTCTTGAAGATGAAGAAACAGGTGAGATAGTCTCTGATTTAGATGTTGATGATAACATCGTTGGCGACCTTGGAATAAACACTACAAAAATGCTTTAA
- a CDS encoding ATP-binding protein: MNSHYFLKWVWGLKFQEKNILSIITFILTGILIYTLILVFDSVYPLFLVLVALVLTSGFYIRTLNVIPSILATITVLIVYVLHFRDLMLITLEITFLNLFLFFLLSLLISILIGHLNSTFQKLKVEKISEAKKRWDAEKRKEFLSTLLRQDLASKNQTVWGHLQLITAEELPKEQQEHIKKAKNTCNEIYETLKLTKTLEKIEEKNQTTQIDLTKTIKESIIEINNQKTNQNLNIQKKLPKKPVTGETTEDLKTLIKQIIKTRKQTTTPKNIEITLNQNQKTNTIELQDDGEKLHKDIQKLFSGQTYKGNTTGVWGVRYYLINQIAQHININIQLENTNNKTKFKLKIPTKTQTPKTKNTKPDIT, encoded by the coding sequence ATGAACAGCCATTATTTCTTAAAATGGGTTTGGGGTCTTAAATTCCAGGAAAAAAACATACTCTCGATAATAACTTTCATACTAACTGGAATCCTCATCTATACATTGATATTAGTTTTTGATTCAGTATACCCCCTATTCCTTGTTCTAGTCGCACTTGTTTTAACAAGTGGGTTTTATATAAGAACTTTAAACGTAATACCAAGCATCCTAGCAACAATCACTGTCTTAATCGTGTACGTTTTACATTTTAGAGACCTAATGTTAATAACACTTGAAATAACCTTTTTAAACTTATTTCTATTCTTCTTGCTTTCCCTATTGATCAGTATATTGATAGGGCACCTAAACTCTACTTTCCAAAAACTGAAGGTGGAAAAGATATCTGAAGCCAAAAAAAGATGGGACGCAGAGAAAAGAAAAGAATTTCTCTCCACACTGCTACGACAAGACCTTGCAAGCAAAAACCAGACAGTATGGGGTCACCTACAACTAATTACAGCAGAAGAACTACCTAAAGAACAACAAGAACACATAAAAAAAGCAAAAAACACATGCAACGAGATATACGAAACATTAAAACTAACAAAAACACTCGAAAAAATAGAAGAAAAAAACCAAACAACCCAAATAGACCTCACAAAAACCATCAAAGAATCAATAATCGAAATAAACAACCAAAAAACCAACCAAAACCTAAATATACAGAAAAAACTACCAAAAAAACCAGTAACCGGAGAAACAACAGAAGACCTAAAAACACTGATCAAACAAATAATAAAAACCAGAAAACAAACAACCACACCAAAAAACATCGAAATAACACTAAACCAAAACCAGAAAACAAACACAATAGAACTACAAGACGACGGAGAAAAACTACACAAAGACATCCAAAAACTATTCTCAGGCCAAACATACAAAGGAAACACAACAGGAGTCTGGGGAGTAAGATATTACCTAATAAACCAGATAGCCCAACACATAAACATCAACATACAACTCGAAAACACCAACAACAAAACAAAATTCAAACTAAAAATACCCACAAAAACCCAAACTCCAAAAACCAAAAACACTAAACCAGATATAACATAA
- a CDS encoding carboxymuconolactone decarboxylase family protein has product MKHNKNPNNLLNEMEGKMGFLPEILQVIEDVDPENLKRYNMCNKRLLEDGALSAKTKDLISLAVVASQQCEPCTKVRMKSALNHGATKEEIMELMEVIFITSGAPAVAACKDALKLLKEQE; this is encoded by the coding sequence ATGAAACATAACAAAAACCCAAACAACCTACTAAACGAAATGGAAGGAAAAATGGGCTTCCTACCAGAAATACTCCAAGTAATAGAAGACGTAGACCCAGAAAACCTAAAAAGATACAACATGTGCAACAAAAGACTACTAGAAGACGGAGCACTATCAGCCAAAACAAAAGACCTAATCTCCCTGGCAGTAGTCGCCTCACAACAATGCGAACCATGCACAAAAGTAAGAATGAAAAGCGCATTAAACCATGGAGCCACCAAAGAAGAAATAATGGAACTGATGGAAGTAATATTCATAACATCAGGAGCACCAGCAGTAGCAGCATGCAAAGACGCATTAAAACTACTAAAAGAACAAGAATAA